A window of the Arachis duranensis cultivar V14167 chromosome 5, aradu.V14167.gnm2.J7QH, whole genome shotgun sequence genome harbors these coding sequences:
- the LOC107488777 gene encoding 3-methyl-2-oxobutanoate hydroxymethyltransferase 1, mitochondrial isoform X3 produces the protein MVVHGHDTTLPITVDEMLVHCRAVARGAKNPMLVGDLPFGSYESSSDQAVDTAVRILKEGGMDAIKLEGGSPSRIVAAKAIVEAGIAVMGHVGLTPQAISVLGGFRPQGRNILSAVKVVETALALQEAGSFSIVLECVPAPVAAAATAALQIPTIGIGAGPFCSGQVLVYHDLLGMLQHPHHAKVTPKFCKQYARIGDVINKALLEYKEDVMNGSFPDAHYSPYKISEADVEGFSNELQKLGFDKAASAASEAVQKLNATK, from the exons ATGGTGGTTCATGGACACGACACCACTCTCCCTATCACCGTTGATGAGATGCTTGTTCATTGCCGTGCTGTTGCACGTGGTGCTAAAAATCCTATGCTTGTTGGGGACTTGCCTTTCGGCTCCTATGAATCAAGTTCCGATCag GCAGTTGATACTGCAGTTCGGATTTTGAAGGAAGGCGGAATGGATGCCATAAAATTGGAAGGAGGTTCACCTTCGAGGATTGTTGCGGCGAAGGCTATTGTTGAAGCGGGAATAGCAGTGATGGGGCATGTAGGGCTTACTCCACAGGCCATTAGTGTTTTAGGGGGTTTTAGACCTCAGGGAAGGAACATTTTAAGTGCTGTCAAG GTTGTCGAGACAGCATTGGCTTTGCAAGAAGCAGGAAGTTTTTCGATTGTTCTAGAATGTGTGCCTGCGCCTGTGGCCGCTGCAGCAACAGCAGCACTTCAAATTCCTACTATTGGAATTGGGGCCGGACCCTTTTGTAGTGGACAG GTGTTAGTTTATCATGATCTTCTTGGTATGCTTCAACACCCCCATCATGCAAAG GTTACTCCGAAATTTTGCAAGCAATATGCTCGTATCGGAGACGTTATCAATAAAGCCTTACTAGAGTATAAAGAAGACGTGATGAACGGTTCATTCCCTGATGCTCACTATAGTCCATACAAAATTAGTGAAGCAGATGTTGAAGGTTTTTCAAATGAGTTGCAAAAGTTAGGTTTTGACAAAGCAGCGTCTGCAGCATCTGAAGCAGTTCAAAAGCTTAATGCAACCAAATAA
- the LOC107488700 gene encoding dehydrodolichyl diphosphate synthase CPT3-like, producing the protein MHKDTGGITSNLLGGLSSCLRKCIFGILSMGPVPHHIAFIMDGNRRFAKKSNLAEEIGHKAGFSSLISMLRYYYELGVKYVTVYAFSIDNFKRKPKEVQSLMELMREKIEELLQDESIINEYGVKLHFIGNLQLLAEPVRISMEKAMKVTVHNKQKVLLVCVALTTSFFGAIPFILFNLSLYINKII; encoded by the coding sequence ATGCACAAAGATACTGGAGGTATTACAAGCAACCTACTTGGAGGTTTATCCAGCTGTCTTAGGAAATGCATATTCGGCATATTATCTATGGGTCCTGTGCCACATCATATTGCTTTTATCATGGACGGGAATCGAAGGTTTGCAAAGAAGAGTAACTTGGCTGAAGAGATTGGTCATAAGGCTGGATTTTCATCTCTCATTTCCATGCTTAGGTATTATTATGAATTAGGAGTGAAGTATGTAACTGTCTATGCATTCAGCATCGATAACTTCAAAAGAAAGCCCAAAGAAGTGCAATCCTTGATGGAATTGATGCGAGAAAAGATTGAGGAGTTGCTTCAAGATGAAAGCATTATCAATGAATACGGTGTTAAACTACATTTTATTGGAAACTTGCAGTTATTGGCTGAACCTGTGAGGATTTCAATGGAAAAGGCAATGAAGGTCACTGTCCACAACAAACAGAAAGTATTGTTAGTTTGTGTAGCCTTAACTACCTCATTTTTTGGTGCCATTCCTTTTATACTATTTAACTTGAGTTTGTATATTAATAAGATTATATGA
- the LOC107488777 gene encoding 3-methyl-2-oxobutanoate hydroxymethyltransferase 1, mitochondrial isoform X2, with translation MAGIDICLVGDSASMVVHGHDTTLPITVDEMLVHCRAVARGAKNPMLVGDLPFGSYESSSDQAVDTAVRILKEGGMDAIKLEGGSPSRIVAAKAIVEAGIAVMGHVGLTPQAISVLGGFRPQGRNILSAVKVVETALALQEAGSFSIVLECVPAPVAAAATAALQIPTIGIGAGPFCSGQVLVYHDLLGMLQHPHHAKVTPKFCKQYARIGDVINKALLEYKEDVMNGSFPDAHYSPYKISEADVEGFSNELQKLGFDKAASAASEAVQKLNATK, from the exons ATGGCTGGCATTGATATATGCCTCGTTGGTGACTCAGCTTCCATGGTGGTTCATGGACACGACACCACTCTCCCTATCACCGTTGATGAGATGCTTGTTCATTGCCGTGCTGTTGCACGTGGTGCTAAAAATCCTATGCTTGTTGGGGACTTGCCTTTCGGCTCCTATGAATCAAGTTCCGATCag GCAGTTGATACTGCAGTTCGGATTTTGAAGGAAGGCGGAATGGATGCCATAAAATTGGAAGGAGGTTCACCTTCGAGGATTGTTGCGGCGAAGGCTATTGTTGAAGCGGGAATAGCAGTGATGGGGCATGTAGGGCTTACTCCACAGGCCATTAGTGTTTTAGGGGGTTTTAGACCTCAGGGAAGGAACATTTTAAGTGCTGTCAAG GTTGTCGAGACAGCATTGGCTTTGCAAGAAGCAGGAAGTTTTTCGATTGTTCTAGAATGTGTGCCTGCGCCTGTGGCCGCTGCAGCAACAGCAGCACTTCAAATTCCTACTATTGGAATTGGGGCCGGACCCTTTTGTAGTGGACAG GTGTTAGTTTATCATGATCTTCTTGGTATGCTTCAACACCCCCATCATGCAAAG GTTACTCCGAAATTTTGCAAGCAATATGCTCGTATCGGAGACGTTATCAATAAAGCCTTACTAGAGTATAAAGAAGACGTGATGAACGGTTCATTCCCTGATGCTCACTATAGTCCATACAAAATTAGTGAAGCAGATGTTGAAGGTTTTTCAAATGAGTTGCAAAAGTTAGGTTTTGACAAAGCAGCGTCTGCAGCATCTGAAGCAGTTCAAAAGCTTAATGCAACCAAATAA
- the LOC107488777 gene encoding 3-methyl-2-oxobutanoate hydroxymethyltransferase 1, mitochondrial isoform X1, giving the protein MSSLRFFTKHSSTSLFSSFLLKHIRSMSNIPENTVYSGPTSQTPNQRTTLAQLRQKYKNLKPISMITAYDYPSAVHIDMAGIDICLVGDSASMVVHGHDTTLPITVDEMLVHCRAVARGAKNPMLVGDLPFGSYESSSDQAVDTAVRILKEGGMDAIKLEGGSPSRIVAAKAIVEAGIAVMGHVGLTPQAISVLGGFRPQGRNILSAVKVVETALALQEAGSFSIVLECVPAPVAAAATAALQIPTIGIGAGPFCSGQVLVYHDLLGMLQHPHHAKVTPKFCKQYARIGDVINKALLEYKEDVMNGSFPDAHYSPYKISEADVEGFSNELQKLGFDKAASAASEAVQKLNATK; this is encoded by the exons atgtctTCCCTTAGGTTTTTTACAAAACATTCATCAACTtctttattttcatcttttcttttgaaaCACATTCGTTCCATGAGCAATATTCCAGAAAATACAGTTTATTCAGGTCCAACATCACAAACTCCAAACCAGAGAACAACTCTGGCACAGTTACgtcaaaagtataaaaatttgaaaccgATATCAATGATAACTGCATACGATTATCCTTCAGCAGTGCACATAGACATGGCTGGCATTGATATATGCCTCGTTGGTGACTCAGCTTCCATGGTGGTTCATGGACACGACACCACTCTCCCTATCACCGTTGATGAGATGCTTGTTCATTGCCGTGCTGTTGCACGTGGTGCTAAAAATCCTATGCTTGTTGGGGACTTGCCTTTCGGCTCCTATGAATCAAGTTCCGATCag GCAGTTGATACTGCAGTTCGGATTTTGAAGGAAGGCGGAATGGATGCCATAAAATTGGAAGGAGGTTCACCTTCGAGGATTGTTGCGGCGAAGGCTATTGTTGAAGCGGGAATAGCAGTGATGGGGCATGTAGGGCTTACTCCACAGGCCATTAGTGTTTTAGGGGGTTTTAGACCTCAGGGAAGGAACATTTTAAGTGCTGTCAAG GTTGTCGAGACAGCATTGGCTTTGCAAGAAGCAGGAAGTTTTTCGATTGTTCTAGAATGTGTGCCTGCGCCTGTGGCCGCTGCAGCAACAGCAGCACTTCAAATTCCTACTATTGGAATTGGGGCCGGACCCTTTTGTAGTGGACAG GTGTTAGTTTATCATGATCTTCTTGGTATGCTTCAACACCCCCATCATGCAAAG GTTACTCCGAAATTTTGCAAGCAATATGCTCGTATCGGAGACGTTATCAATAAAGCCTTACTAGAGTATAAAGAAGACGTGATGAACGGTTCATTCCCTGATGCTCACTATAGTCCATACAAAATTAGTGAAGCAGATGTTGAAGGTTTTTCAAATGAGTTGCAAAAGTTAGGTTTTGACAAAGCAGCGTCTGCAGCATCTGAAGCAGTTCAAAAGCTTAATGCAACCAAATAA